In Erigeron canadensis isolate Cc75 chromosome 7, C_canadensis_v1, whole genome shotgun sequence, one DNA window encodes the following:
- the LOC122606645 gene encoding agamous-like MADS-box protein MADS4, with product MGKGRLELKRIENKINRQVTFAKRRNGLLKKAYELSVLCDAEVALIIFSTRGKLYEFSSTSSMLKTLERYEKSSFGPPEQRKPAKEDLQEQSSYQEYMRLKERYDALKQLERNYYGEEIDNLTTNELESLERQLHCSLRQIRSIRTQSLVDKLYDQQKMEHQLYESNKTLRLRLDEESQVEALQWDAQAQANGMVYGHHQHQVSQPTRDSYYHPIGCETTLQIGYQTDQMSAVTSMSMNHQMHGWPA from the exons atgggaAAGGGAAGGTTAGAGTTAAAGAGAATAGAGAACAAAATAAACAGGCAAGTTACATTTGCAAAGAGAAGAAATGGTCTTCTGAAGAAAGCTTATGAACTTTCTGTTCTTTGTGATGCTGAAGTTGCACTCATCATCTTCTCTACTAGAGGCAAACTCTATGAGTTCTCTAGTACCTCAAG CATGTTGAAAACACTGGAGAGGTATGAAAAAAGTAGTTTTGGACCACCAGAACAAAGAAAACCAGCTAAGGAGGATCTTCAG GAACAAAGCAGTTACCAGGAATACATGAGACTTAAAGAACGCTACGATGCGCTGAAACAACTCGAAAG GAATTACTATGGTGAGGAGATTGACAATTTGACCACCAACGAGCTTGAGTCACTAGAAAGACAGCTTCATTGTTCTTTGAGACAGATTAGATCAATAAGG ACTCAATCGTTGGTCGATAAGCTCTATGATCAACAAAAGATG GAACACCAACTTTATGAGTCCAATAAGACACTTCGTCTCAGA TTAGACGAAGAAAGCCAAGTCGAGGCACTTCAATGGGATGCCCAAGCACAAGCAAATGGAATGGTTTATGGGCATCATCAACACCAAGTGTCTCAACCCACACGTGACAGCTATTATCACCCTATCGGCTGTGAAACCACTTTGCAAATTGG GTACCAAACTGACCAAATGTCAGCAGTGACATCTATGAGTATGAACCATCAAATGCACGGTTGGCCAGCATGA